Proteins encoded within one genomic window of Ranitomeya variabilis isolate aRanVar5 chromosome 4, aRanVar5.hap1, whole genome shotgun sequence:
- the LOC143768039 gene encoding uncharacterized protein LOC143768039, with protein MELRPTESNLTERETASDSELVIDPIGEDSEMAGPSGQAPSSNQPQPAAASSATQEANPEVEEGGQSSSPTLALDTSPQPTTRPNRGRRRRVASNTGTRRQVDTGVLDYLSRAAHDDGEEAYFRSLARYLRPIPRSLRLRTRGCIQIVIDAATPPNNPIRLFNYLEQWQMSPTNVLVVQDLPEEPNQTVAAPSLPRIAPPHQPAQNTQQQTNRPMNEYPSTAQSDHLNRHMFGGWSHHVSARHGQIGGYDQMGQYSTQDFMPFYPQHPVLPHTQERNVQQHPSYISAIPQVDSLVGPPPRPSSAHAGHPPSSSPPPTYQNL; from the coding sequence AACAGAGTCCAatctgacagaaagagagactgcatctgactcggagttggtgattgaccccattggtgaggattccgaaatggctggaccatcagggcaagcaccaagcagcaaccaaccacaaccagcagcagcgtcttctgccacacaggaggccaatccagaggttgaggaaggaggccagagcagcagtccaaccttggctctggatacatcaccacagcctactaccagaccaaaccgtggtcggcgcagaagggtggcttctaacaCTGGAACCAGGAgacaagtggatacaggggtgttggattatttgtcaagggctgcacatgacgatggggaggaagcgtacttccgcagtcttgcccgctatTTACGCCCCATTCCACGTTCGCTCAGGCTGCGTACCCGAGGTTGTATCCAAATTGTTATTgatgcggcaacacccccaaacaaccccattcgtttgttcaactacctagaacaatggcaaatgtcacctacaaatgtACTGGTGGTGCAAGACCTTCCAGAGGAACCCAACCAAACAGTTGCAGCACCCTCCTTGCCACGTATAGCTCCACCACACCAGCCTGCCCAAAACACCCAACAACAAACAAACAGGCCAATGAATGAATATCCATccactgcccaatctgaccacttgaacagacacatgtttggaggctggtcccaccatgtgtctgctcgacatggccagaTTGGGGGttatgaccaaatgggtcaatacagtacacaggactttATGCCCTTCTACCCTCAACATCCAGTTTTACCTCACACTCAGGAACGAAACGTGCAACAACACCCttcatatatatctgccataccacaggttgacagtctggttggtccaccacctaggccaagttcagcacatgctggacacccgccatcatcatcgccacccccaacctaccagaacctgtaa